TTTCTTACAAATTTAATGATGGCCTTACTGCCCATTTTTGGAAAAACCCGACAAATTTGCTGGTGTTTGGCCGGTGTATTTCCTTATTTCATTTGTGAGATGTGCATGATCATAATAGCCGTTCCTGAAAGCGATGGTTTCAAAACTCTCCTTTGCGGGGTTATGCTTTATCTGATCCATAATGGAACAAAAACGGATGATGTTTGAAAATGCTTTGGGACTGATGCCGGTATATTGTTTGAAATTCCTTTCCAGCTGGCGTTCTGTGATGAAGTGCTTTTTAGTTAGTGTGCTTATCCTGGTGTTGCCTTTTTGGGCAACGATATCTGTGATGATGGGCAATAACGCGTGCGTTGCTTTCTTTTGTTTATGGAGAAAATATTGATCCAGGTTCGTTACACTTAGTAATGACCGCTCAAATTCTATGCATTGATCTGCGGCTTCGTGGAGAGCCTGGTCATAGAACAAATTAAAAGCGCCGGGTTTGAAACGGATACCCAGGAGGTTTGTGTCTGCTGTGTTGACGGTGTCTGAGAAACGTGTCATGGTGCCAATGAGGTACACATGATCCGGGGCCAGGATATTGTTATCACTGGTGATGGGAGAACCGAAATTACAGATGAGATCAACACAACCATCCGGGAGGATACGGCTGTTAGCCTGGCCGGATCTAACCGTCCAGTATGCATCGATATATGGATGCAGGGCCGGGTGTGGTTTGTACTGCTGATAGCTCATGGCTATTCAAAGGTAATTATACTTTATTTTCCAAAAACGTTCTATATTTCGGATACTTCGTCAATTATTAACGATCCCGCTTCAACCACCCGGTAATACTCAGCCTTGGTTTGTTCGTTACCAATACCTCGTGTTCCATTTCATTACTTCTGAAAAACACCGTTTTCCCATTCACG
This DNA window, taken from Chitinophaga niabensis, encodes the following:
- a CDS encoding AraC family transcriptional regulator — encoded protein: MSYQQYKPHPALHPYIDAYWTVRSGQANSRILPDGCVDLICNFGSPITSDNNILAPDHVYLIGTMTRFSDTVNTADTNLLGIRFKPGAFNLFYDQALHEAADQCIEFERSLLSVTNLDQYFLHKQKKATHALLPIITDIVAQKGNTRISTLTKKHFITERQLERNFKQYTGISPKAFSNIIRFCSIMDQIKHNPAKESFETIAFRNGYYDHAHLTNEIRKYTGQTPANLSGFSKNGQ